A part of Candidatus Margulisiibacteriota bacterium genomic DNA contains:
- a CDS encoding 50S ribosomal protein L25, giving the protein MTKQVALEAQTRDGLGKEKAKKLRGQGLIPAEFYGKGTENLHLTVDHKEFEKALKNSEAKYNSLFKLSIKDKSEEIVLLRDYHKDPLTDRFWHLDFYKIDTKHPISVKVHIKLVGECPAVKAGLMLAQAVHELPIKCLPLEIPTVIEVDISKLENAHDAVRIGDLHLPNITIELPAGQEIVHAEVPRELKVEETAVAATAEVPATEQKAEGDAPKAEAGKETKPEAKKEEPKK; this is encoded by the coding sequence ATGACAAAGCAAGTAGCGCTTGAAGCACAGACGCGCGATGGGCTGGGCAAAGAAAAAGCGAAAAAACTGCGTGGGCAGGGTTTGATCCCGGCGGAATTTTACGGCAAAGGCACGGAAAACCTGCATCTCACTGTCGATCACAAAGAATTTGAAAAGGCTCTCAAAAATTCCGAAGCCAAATACAACTCGCTGTTCAAGCTGAGTATCAAGGACAAAAGCGAAGAGATCGTCCTGCTGCGCGATTACCACAAAGATCCGTTGACGGATCGTTTCTGGCATCTGGATTTTTATAAGATCGACACCAAGCATCCGATCTCGGTCAAGGTGCATATCAAGCTGGTCGGTGAGTGTCCGGCAGTCAAGGCCGGTCTGATGCTGGCGCAGGCCGTGCATGAACTGCCGATCAAATGTCTGCCGCTGGAGATCCCCACGGTCATTGAGGTTGATATTTCCAAACTGGAGAATGCTCACGACGCGGTGCGCATTGGCGATCTCCATCTGCCCAATATTACGATCGAGCTGCCAGCCGGGCAGGAAATCGTCCACGCCGAAGTGCCGCGCGAACTGAAGGTTGAAGAAACCGCAGTAGCAGCGACAGCCGAAGTGCCGGCTACAGAGCAAAAAGCGGAA
- a CDS encoding cyclase family protein, whose protein sequence is MKKLLAVLLLVFSSALVAAPKEGLWGELDKWKKDYKWVDLSWEVSPQTPHWWGFDALTVTPKYTFDGTFKDFGENENNSFSASLYTLPGQYGTHTDFPGHFDRKGRKSGSYGPKDLAYALVVIDRSAAVKKNFDYALTKQDILDFEAKHGKIPAGVFVVFRSDWSKRSLNNFEAVDADNNAHYPGWSIEALQFLVKERNIAGIGHETPDTDPAAVGNSDAGMIGENYILSQGRLNVELLKNLDQLPPTGALIFITYPNIKDGVGFTSRVFAVAPK, encoded by the coding sequence ATGAAAAAATTGTTAGCGGTTTTGTTGCTGGTTTTCAGCAGCGCGCTGGTCGCCGCGCCAAAAGAAGGTTTGTGGGGCGAGCTGGACAAATGGAAAAAAGATTACAAATGGGTGGATTTGAGCTGGGAAGTCAGCCCGCAAACCCCGCATTGGTGGGGTTTTGACGCGCTGACCGTCACGCCCAAATATACTTTTGATGGCACGTTTAAAGATTTTGGCGAAAACGAAAACAATTCGTTCTCGGCTTCCCTTTATACCCTGCCCGGACAATACGGCACGCATACGGATTTTCCCGGCCATTTCGACCGTAAGGGACGCAAGAGCGGCAGTTACGGCCCGAAAGATCTGGCCTATGCGCTCGTGGTCATCGACAGATCCGCCGCGGTTAAGAAAAATTTCGACTATGCTCTGACCAAGCAGGACATTCTGGATTTTGAGGCCAAGCACGGCAAAATACCAGCCGGCGTTTTTGTGGTATTTCGCAGCGACTGGTCGAAGCGGTCTTTGAACAATTTTGAAGCCGTTGACGCTGACAACAACGCGCATTATCCGGGCTGGAGCATCGAGGCTTTGCAATTTTTGGTCAAGGAAAGAAATATCGCGGGCATCGGCCACGAGACGCCGGACACAGACCCCGCCGCTGTGGGCAACAGCGACGCCGGCATGATCGGCGAGAATTACATTTTAAGTCAAGGCCGGCTGAATGTTGAGCTGCTAAAAAATCTCGACCAGCTGCCGCCGACCGGCGCGCTAATTTTTATCACGTATCCGAACATCAAAGACGGCGTGGGTTTTACCAGCCGCGTGTTCGCTGTCGCGCCGAAGTAA
- a CDS encoding MetQ/NlpA family ABC transporter substrate-binding protein, translated as MKNRKGLLLLFISILLLLLAGCAPKAPKITLTIGASPVPHAELLNLVKSDLAKDGLELKIVEFTDYVMPNAALLYGDIDANFTQHLPYLNSNPEWAEKLRPAFGVHIEPFGLYSRRHKSIADLPDGALIAIPNDPTNGGRALLLLEAHKLIALRKGAGLKATEKDIAVNPRKFKFRALEAAQLPRALINVDAAAINGNYALDAGLNPVKDSLVIEGADSPYVNIVAVRSGQENDPRILALQKALLSPKVKKHIEATYHGGVVAVF; from the coding sequence ATGAAAAATCGTAAGGGACTGCTCCTGCTTTTCATTTCGATATTACTATTGCTGCTGGCCGGCTGTGCGCCAAAGGCGCCGAAAATTACGCTGACTATTGGCGCGTCGCCTGTGCCGCATGCGGAATTGCTCAATCTGGTCAAAAGCGATCTCGCCAAGGACGGCCTTGAATTAAAGATCGTCGAATTCACCGATTACGTGATGCCCAATGCCGCGCTGCTTTACGGCGACATCGACGCCAATTTTACCCAGCATCTGCCCTATCTCAACTCTAATCCCGAGTGGGCGGAAAAACTGCGTCCAGCTTTTGGCGTGCACATCGAGCCTTTTGGCCTGTATTCGCGGCGGCACAAAAGCATTGCCGACCTGCCCGACGGCGCGCTGATCGCCATACCCAACGACCCCACCAACGGCGGGCGGGCGTTGCTCCTGCTGGAAGCCCATAAACTGATCGCGCTACGAAAAGGCGCGGGTTTGAAAGCCACGGAAAAAGATATTGCCGTCAACCCGCGTAAATTTAAATTCCGCGCTCTGGAAGCCGCCCAGCTGCCGCGCGCGCTCATCAATGTCGACGCGGCGGCGATTAATGGCAATTACGCTCTGGACGCCGGTTTAAATCCGGTCAAGGATTCGCTTGTTATTGAAGGCGCGGACTCGCCTTACGTGAATATTGTCGCGGTGCGCAGCGGTCAGGAAAACGACCCGCGCATCTTGGCTCTCCAAAAAGCGTTGCTTTCGCCCAAAGTTAAGAAGCATATAGAAGCAACTTATCACGGCGGCGTGGTAGCGGTGTTTTAG
- a CDS encoding ABC transporter permease: MPPELHEIFSLLPQATLETIYMTFVSTALACLLGLPLGVYLFVTSPAGLCPQRAAYNILSRLVNLFRSFPFIILMILLMPLSRLLIHTSIGPAAVIIPLSIGAAPFVARVVEAALEEVDKGCLLAAQAMGSTDWQIIRKALIPEALPALVSGLALTTITIIGYTAMAGAIGGGGLGDLAIRFGYYRFRQDITLAAVVVILILVELIQLAGVLLSRGLLAKR, translated from the coding sequence ATGCCGCCTGAGCTCCACGAAATATTCAGCCTGCTGCCGCAGGCAACACTGGAAACCATTTATATGACTTTTGTTTCGACAGCTTTGGCCTGTCTCCTCGGCCTACCGCTGGGCGTGTATCTTTTTGTGACTTCGCCGGCCGGCCTGTGCCCGCAGCGCGCGGCCTACAATATCCTCTCCCGCCTCGTCAATTTGTTCCGCTCTTTTCCTTTTATTATCCTGATGATACTTTTGATGCCTTTGTCGCGCCTGCTCATTCACACCAGTATCGGCCCGGCCGCGGTCATCATACCGCTGTCTATCGGCGCCGCGCCTTTTGTCGCGCGGGTCGTCGAGGCGGCGCTCGAGGAAGTGGACAAAGGCTGTCTGCTGGCCGCTCAGGCTATGGGGTCGACCGACTGGCAGATCATTCGCAAAGCGCTGATCCCCGAAGCCCTGCCCGCGCTGGTTTCCGGTCTGGCGCTGACCACGATCACGATCATCGGTTACACGGCTATGGCCGGCGCGATCGGCGGCGGCGGTTTGGGCGATCTGGCCATTCGCTTCGGTTATTACCGTTTTCGGCAGGACATCACGCTCGCGGCTGTTGTGGTCATCTTGATTTTGGTAGAATTAATACAATTAGCTGGTGTCCTGCTCAGCCGCGGTCTGCTGGCTAAAAGATAA
- a CDS encoding ATP-binding cassette domain-containing protein — RLEKITKQYASLKAVDKVSIDIPPASIFGIIGRSGAGKSTLLRLMDLLEKPDSGAVYLGERRVDSLSGRELLLERRKMGMIFQNFNLFSSRNAADNIAYPLEIAGLSRKQIDLRVSELLELVQIADKRRARLRELSGGQKQRVAIARALAARPQILFCDEATSALDPQTTRSILTLIKNLQKFLQITVIVVTHQMEVVRAICSQVAVLEAGRVAESGAVENVFARPKTAAARELLHAA, encoded by the coding sequence TGCGTCTCGAAAAAATAACGAAACAGTATGCCAGTCTCAAGGCTGTCGATAAGGTCAGCATTGACATACCGCCGGCCAGTATTTTTGGCATTATCGGGCGCAGCGGCGCCGGTAAATCCACGCTGCTGCGTCTTATGGATCTGCTGGAAAAACCGGACTCCGGCGCGGTGTATCTCGGCGAACGGCGCGTGGACAGCCTGTCCGGGCGAGAGCTGCTGCTGGAACGGCGCAAAATGGGCATGATCTTTCAGAATTTCAATCTCTTTAGTTCGCGTAATGCGGCGGACAATATCGCCTACCCGCTGGAAATCGCCGGACTGTCCCGCAAACAAATCGACCTGCGCGTCAGCGAATTGCTCGAACTGGTGCAGATCGCCGACAAACGCCGGGCGCGTCTCCGCGAACTCTCCGGTGGCCAAAAACAGCGTGTGGCGATCGCCCGCGCGCTGGCGGCCAGGCCTCAGATTTTATTCTGCGACGAAGCGACCAGCGCGCTCGATCCGCAGACCACACGCTCGATCTTGACTCTCATTAAAAATCTGCAAAAATTTTTGCAGATCACGGTCATTGTGGTTACGCATCAAATGGAAGTCGTCCGCGCGATCTGCTCGCAAGTGGCCGTGCTGGAAGCCGGACGCGTGGCGGAGAGCGGCGCGGTCGAAAATGTGTTCGCCAGACCAAAAACTGCCGCCGCCCGGGAATTGCTGCATGCCGCCTGA